The Neodiprion lecontei isolate iyNeoLeco1 chromosome 2, iyNeoLeco1.1, whole genome shotgun sequence genome segment TGTTACATTTGTGGAAAGCATTGCACTCCCTAGTTTCAATACGAAAATTGTGTGGATGGATGAAACAGAGGTCTAAGTCGGTTCACAACTTTTTCAGATGATTGATTGCAGATCGACCTTTTATCAGTAGTCAAAACTTCGTTACTTCTTTTTATGTTTTTAACCATAACTTTATAGAGTAAGTGACACTTTTTATGGCTTAGTTATTTCTATCAAAACCATCTTGTGAAACGTTATTCATCttgaatatgtatatggtattTTGCTACATTTTAATGCCAACAACAATATTTTACGACTTATACACCTTATTCTCACATCCTACATAATTTGGGGGAAAAAACATAGTCAATTCCAGCTGCTTACTGTAAAACTTGCTGAGGAATACAAAGTTGATCAAGATTGATATGTTGTGCAAGCTCCTCCAGGTAATTAACGTACATCATTTTGCGCCCAAATTTAGCACTGAAAACAGGGAAAACAGGTTAAAGGAATAACAAAAGCTTCagtaatttcatattttctgtAACTCTTACCTAATCACTGGTTTAAAGATTTGCCAGACAAATCTGATAAAATTTGTTGGGTGTACTAAATAAAGAGCCTTaagatttttcttatattttcgGTCAAAAGCTCGATATGCTTGACGCAACCATGCGTATGGCGGTTTATTTTTCGATGTCAGACCATGATGAAAGTATACTAAGCTGTAATCTTGCTCGACGAAAGTGTCCAAGGTATGTGTGAGATATCTGGAGAAATTAATCATTCTTAACTGAATATACATTGTTAGAAAGTTGTTGTAGTATGGGGTGCAGCgtcaatatttttcgtccCACGTAATTTGGGAATAACTTATTTCACCTCAATAACTTAGCATGATTGAAGGTCTCCTCGTCATTTGACGGCAGCTTACACGCAGACACAACAATCACTTTTCTCCCTGCACTGTCATCCCCGACTACCTCAACAATCCCAAGTCTCGCAATATCAAGGTAATCCTCCTCGTCCACAAGGTCACCTTCGAGTGCTGCCAGATCGTCCGCTGCTTGTAATAGAATATCGTTATTCAATACTTTGCACAATTCTTTTGTTCATATTCCTTATTCAGGTGAAATTCTACATATCTAATCAACAGTTTTAATATTGAACATTTAAAAGTTATTTATCTTCAACATTTGAGGGATGTACAAAGGAATCCGAAGGCCACATACCGGTTTCAATAACAGGTGCATCCACCAGAGcctcttcaaaattttcttctattgTTCCATCGCTTACGGGGCTCTCTAAGTAGTCCAGTCCTGTTCCAGCGCAGCTAGCACTTAAATCTAACTTTTCTTCGAGCAGTTCTACAGCTGTAAAGTGTGACTTCGAATCAGTAAACGACTTTGAAGAAAACGTGAACTAAAGTAGTGTGGCAGATGTGATATGTTGCTTGTTCAGCTCCAAATTACTGGTCAAATATGTTGAGGTAAGGGTAAATTACGGTGTACGAGATGATTGAAATGTcttattaattaaattaaataaataaagcgACTAATCTATGACGAACCATTCATGTTaatatgtaattaaaaaaatgtttttaggTATGATTCCCATGTTGAGGAACAAAACAtgtggagaaaaagaaaatctaagGAGCGAAAATTTGCTAGCAGCTTTAAGTAGAACCATGTTAGGGTGAAACTAAAGTTGCGAAAGCTTGAAGCAAAGCAGTTAGAAGTATAAGCAGCAAGAATATGCCTTAATAACTTGTTTGGGATCTTAAGCTGACCTCTTAGTATATCGAAGGGAGACTTTTGTCCTCGGAAACAGATAGCAGAGGGTGTCTAGTAGCTAGAAGGATTATACCAACTTATTACATAGTCTAAGGTCACTGGACACCCTGTATTGAGTGGGATGATAatcaaaagaaagaaaagctGGTTAAATTCTGATACACAAGGTAAGACTTTGGTCTCTAGTGGTTAGTGAAGTTTGAATGGATTTTGCGTGGATctatttcagaaaatttcaaaagtattACAGAGACATTGAACGAAAATTAggcaaaatataatttttgctACAAAACGAACACGCCTCGTTTACACCTTACCGCTGTCCGAAGTTGCCTGGAGTTCGGTGTCATCAAATTCCAAGTTGGGCTCATAATCATGATAATCCGACAGACTCGGGTACGGGTCTTCGCCTTCATTGTTCATTGCTACCACACAGACACAGGTACGTCAATACACATGAAGGGGTTTAGGACAGGAAGGTATTGCAAACGTACGACAAAGCGGTGGCAATTTCTTATTCTAAATATTTGAGTAACCACACATTAAAAGTTTGTTGTATCGATCTGCCCACCTTTCACTCACGGAGCATAAAGTATTTTCTCCATAAACGATTTACGAGTCTTAATGCTAGGTAGGGAATTTGTGCGTGAATCTATTCATGCTCCGCGCATCTACGTAGGCAAGCTGTTGGTAATTAAATCCTATTTACAAAAATGAGAACCAGGGAGGAAAAGGGTGatttttaccacaattatTCTTGTAAATACCCATAGCTTTGAGGCATGCATAGTGGAGACATAGAATCAGAGATAATACCGAgcatataattattgtttgttCATTGCAATTAAAGATTCGTCACTTATGGAGTGTTTCTGCTGTGACGAAATTATTGAGGGCGAGTAAATAGAGATCGACACTTCGAAAGTCATGcgttattattaattgtacatattatacatgcaaATTGGTGGGCAAAtcgtgttaaaaataaaagcattccAGCATCCAGGACAGGTGTATTGTGACAAGTgtttcctcaatttttccattaatGAAAAGCATTCATTAGGAGATGATTGTCGATTACAAAACATGTAACAAAacggatgttttttttttgaaataacaaACAGTGGATCGTCCGGGGAAAATTACAAACGGTATAAACAGTACTTCGGTTCGTGTTTGATCCAACTATTTTGTGTTCTTTCAGCAGCGCACGTTCTTTCTCAGGGATAATTTACTCCTTTAGTGAtaactttgttttctttcttttttttttattattgaacaaaattttcgcatcTCTTGTCAATAAATTACCCTAACCATTGAAACTCAAGTTTATAAGTGAaaagatgattttttaatatccaatgataaaaattggaTACCGGTATGCACGTTCCACTCTGCCCATCTGGCTGATTATTTGACTAATTTAAAAGTTTACATAAGGCGATATTTTCACATACGTTTTTTGCCGATGTTATTGACAGACTTCATGGTGTCAACTCGTAcagaataagaaaataaagagaTGATTGTAATTACACCTCTAGAGTGTTTGACAAATGTTTATTTCGCTTGATTAAAATTACGaagcaagaaaaagaaaaaagtaaaactaTATCATATATCGGTGAAActatgagaaaagaaaaggtgGAGTTGTAAGTAGGCGActttcgaaataaatttttttctctccactcTTCAAAGATTGTTTGCTTATTTCTCCCCCACTATCGCTTCTCTAACTACGGAGAGTCAAACAACAATTGCGTCGTCGCGTAATATGGTGGGAGTACGCGTtacgtgcgtgcgtgtgtgtatttaCATGTACGCGTTATAACCTCTGTGACGGcggatgtaatatttttaagaTAAGGAGCGTTCGAGAATCGAGTAACGAATGCCACGATttgtcaaacattttttcagacttttaCTTCCGACGCATCGAATTGCCGAGTGATATTTAACTGTCAGATGCGTGCCGTTATCGATATAATCTATTTCAACCTCCAACTGACTTTCTTACCTGTCAAAACTCTGGTTGGACTTGGCGTTGGTTGATAGTCGGCTTCCATAGTTGGAAAATAGCCTCACCAGGACAAAAGAATGTAATattgtgttgttttttttttccctttttatccgaaaattattttcactatttCTTTAGACTTTGCCACATCGTTATACCTGATAACGCGAACCCAACTACCTACGCAAGCACACACACTCGGGACACACTTTCATCCGCATCTGCTCAAGTGTTTGGTGTCGCGACTCAGTTCCCAGCCTAATAATCGTCACCTCCCACTTCAGATCAACGGCTACTTCACTACTTCACATCGTTTATAATCGATTAGTGGATTGCTGCTACTTTCAGCTTGTCTCAGAATGTCGCGCGACAGCTCCtctatgtatataaaatttcaatggtGGCGTGATTTCAGGGTTGAAGACGTTTTGCAAGCTTCCGATGTCTAAGTTTGATGTCGCTGCTATCGGGGGAACAAGGTCCTGCATACGTCAGGCATTACTTGAGACAATTACAAAGTGCTTGGTTTTCCAAGTCGAGTCCACTTTTGGAAATTCGTTTGAACTTATAAGTGTAAATAGAGATCAAGGTTTAGAGGATTTGCCCATACACTTGTAATTGGATTGATTTATATTTTGAATCAGTTTTAATTGGCTCATTAAAAAATACTGATAATGTTGTTATTGTAGATCGTCCTACAGAAATTATTTCTAGGTAATGAATTACAAGATAAGTAAGCCATATATTGATTCGTCGCTTGAaagtataataatgaataGAAATAACATTACATTGTACCTATATCAGTTACTCATAAAttctatatatgtattaacaaaaataatcattcaagTCTATTGCACACGTTGGCGCCTACGTGCAGCCCCTAGTTTGTCATACCGCGATTCCATTTCTTCCAGAAGACGAGGAGTATACCGAACAACTAACTTCACTGAGTTTTGGGCTTGTTTCAGTAATTCCACAGGTTTATCATGATTCTCGCCTTCAACACACTagaggaaatgagaaaaaaaaagttatttacaATATCCTGTATCATCATACAAATTCTTGAGCAGCAGcgtttaaatataattagatcttaatttttcaacgatgtAAGAATTTCACATTACTCACCACGCCATTAACAGAGAGTAGCTGGTCACCACGTTTCAAACCACCGTGTCTGTCAGCCACACCCCCTGGAATAATTctagatatgtatataggcCAGTTTTGCTCTTTTCCTCCCATTACGTTGAATCCAAGACCCTCCTCTGTTTTTGGCAATTCGACAACTCGCGGATGGGCATGTCCTTCACTAGCTGCAAACGCAGCCACAGTTGCCTTAGCTGTGGCGGAAGCACGCACATCTTGAGAACCCTGTACCGAAAATTCCACATACCCTTATATTAAAGTGGTTTTAAACAGGATACGTGTAATAAAGataaaatgggaaaaattcaCGAATGGCGCTAACCAGACACCAAATAAAGTAAATGTTTGGAATCAGTTGCATGTTTTCCAAAACATTATCTTCAGAGAAAAAGTTgattattttatgaaaaagaTCTACTTGCTTATAATTAGTATTACCTGAATATCAACGGTCTCATACACATGTTCATAGACTTCTCTTACTGCATTGAGAAAGTCGCTTTGAAGTACCTTCTGCAGTGCTGCTAACTTTGTAGCCGGTACTTCGCCACCTGAAATAAGTCAGCATCATTGATCAATTATTCAACATAAACtttgttgaaatataaataaataatttttgataaaatgtcAATAATCAACTTACTCTTTTGTAGTTTGTCGAGAAGTTCGATCGATCTTTTAACATctataaatacaaaaataaatataagtcAGTACCAGaattaaaaatagtaaatgCTGAGTACACTCTAGTAACTAATAATTAGATAAGCCTACAGGCATATAGACAAATGAATTAAAGCACCAGataatgtattttttattctaaaatTCTTTATTCAATGGATTTACAGTTACACGTTCAATTCAATTACTAATCACACTAAAAAGCGTATCtacgaattgaaaaatatatcgtttGCACGACGAACTGACAATATTCcaaactgattgtgagtgaaCAAGAATAATAAGTTAACTTACCTCTGGCTAATGTGAGAGGTTCTCCAATCGTTGCCATTGATGTTAAGCGAGATCACGAATATTTCTAATATGATAATTACTCTCTTCGTTCTCCGCAATGATCACTAAGttagtttttttcaactttcaccAACAATGTTCTTGCTCTATCAATAACTCTGCTGGCTGTAGTCCAAATTCCATAACAGTAATTATCGAACACCGTCCAATACAGAAAATTCCAACGCCTTTGAAAATGGCCGATAGGTGGAGGTTCGGCTCAAATCGACTTGGAGCACTGCGAGTCAGCTTTCGATACAGGCGATTCTATGAGGTTTCTCTCAGTTCCATATAGAGCACCGTTCGTTGCCTAGGGAGCGTTCCAAAATCAGCTATCAACGCCAGTCAACGCAAATCCACGCCGTAAGACCGCGCAGTCTATCTCTATAAGCCTATGGACGCCCCTAGTGTTACCTACTATATGGTCCAGGTATGAGTTTTCCCCATACAATATATCTATTGTTCATGccgttgaataatttgaacaTTACACCGATTTTGCATCCAAAGAAcagttgaaattaaaaatatctttttaCCCGATACCGACTTCTCACCTGCTCCTTTGTTTAGCCCGTGGCGTTAGACAAAAAACACGAAATGGTATACCAGGTTTCCTCCATGTCTATACCTATGCTCTAACGAACGTCGTCAGAGGATTCAAATTTACGCCTGACGCTGCCtattacagaaatttttcaaatatctgaGAACGTTTCGGGCAGCTCGCAACGCGAGTCCGAGCGTCAGTTGTTTTCGAGCAGCCGGGGTGAGATGTTGGGCAGGATCAGTCCGGAATTCAGATCGTGTTGTGTCGGCTGTTACGTTATTCGATCAATCAGTTTATCTCTACGATACTTAACTGTGAATAATACACAAAT includes the following:
- the LOC107224115 gene encoding rho GTPase-activating protein 1 isoform X2 yields the protein MEADYQPTPSPTRVLTAMNNEGEDPYPSLSDYHDYEPNLEFDDTELQATSDSAVELLEEKLDLSASCAGTGLDYLESPVSDGTIEENFEEALVDAPVIETADDLAALEGDLVDEEDYLDIARLGIVEVVGDDSAGRKVIVVSACKLPSNDEETFNHAKLLRYLTHTLDTFVEQDYSLVYFHHGLTSKNKPPYAWLRQAYRAFDRKYKKNLKALYLVHPTNFIRFVWQIFKPVISAKFGRKMMYVNYLEELAQHINLDQLCIPQQVLQHDEQLMIKNRKNVPVSPPPTTVVTPVATTQFGASLQFIRENNGDEMIPPIVTQCIEFLDTPDALETEGLFRRSANVTVIKELQNRCNLGLPVDFRGDPHIAAVLLKTFLRELDEPLMTYELYDEITQFQSLSKDERPRKVKILILEKLPEANYRLLKYIVQFLSRVMDRSDLNKMTSNNLAVVFGPNLVRAPSSRGMSLSAIGPINQFTDFLFMYQDKIFII
- the LOC107224115 gene encoding rho GTPase-activating protein 1 isoform X4 → MEADYQPTPSPTRVLTAVELLEEKLDLSASCAGTGLDYLESPVSDGTIEENFEEALVDAPVIETAADDLAALEGDLVDEEDYLDIARLGIVEVVGDDSAGRKVIVVSACKLPSNDEETFNHAKLLRYLTHTLDTFVEQDYSLVYFHHGLTSKNKPPYAWLRQAYRAFDRKYKKNLKALYLVHPTNFIRFVWQIFKPVISAKFGRKMMYVNYLEELAQHINLDQLCIPQQVLQHDEQLMIKNRKNVPVSPPPTTVVTPVATTQFGASLQFIRENNGDEMIPPIVTQCIEFLDTPDALETEGLFRRSANVTVIKELQNRCNLGLPVDFRGDPHIAAVLLKTFLRELDEPLMTYELYDEITQFQSLSKDERPRKVKILILEKLPEANYRLLKYIVQFLSRVMDRSDLNKMTSNNLAVVFGPNLVRAPSSRGMSLSAIGPINQFTDFLFMYQDKIFII
- the LOC107224115 gene encoding rho GTPase-activating protein 1 isoform X1, with the translated sequence MEADYQPTPSPTRVLTAMNNEGEDPYPSLSDYHDYEPNLEFDDTELQATSDSAVELLEEKLDLSASCAGTGLDYLESPVSDGTIEENFEEALVDAPVIETAADDLAALEGDLVDEEDYLDIARLGIVEVVGDDSAGRKVIVVSACKLPSNDEETFNHAKLLRYLTHTLDTFVEQDYSLVYFHHGLTSKNKPPYAWLRQAYRAFDRKYKKNLKALYLVHPTNFIRFVWQIFKPVISAKFGRKMMYVNYLEELAQHINLDQLCIPQQVLQHDEQLMIKNRKNVPVSPPPTTVVTPVATTQFGASLQFIRENNGDEMIPPIVTQCIEFLDTPDALETEGLFRRSANVTVIKELQNRCNLGLPVDFRGDPHIAAVLLKTFLRELDEPLMTYELYDEITQFQSLSKDERPRKVKILILEKLPEANYRLLKYIVQFLSRVMDRSDLNKMTSNNLAVVFGPNLVRAPSSRGMSLSAIGPINQFTDFLFMYQDKIFII
- the LOC107224115 gene encoding rho GTPase-activating protein 1 isoform X3 codes for the protein MKSVNNIGKKPMNNEGEDPYPSLSDYHDYEPNLEFDDTELQATSDSAVELLEEKLDLSASCAGTGLDYLESPVSDGTIEENFEEALVDAPVIETAADDLAALEGDLVDEEDYLDIARLGIVEVVGDDSAGRKVIVVSACKLPSNDEETFNHAKLLRYLTHTLDTFVEQDYSLVYFHHGLTSKNKPPYAWLRQAYRAFDRKYKKNLKALYLVHPTNFIRFVWQIFKPVISAKFGRKMMYVNYLEELAQHINLDQLCIPQQVLQHDEQLMIKNRKNVPVSPPPTTVVTPVATTQFGASLQFIRENNGDEMIPPIVTQCIEFLDTPDALETEGLFRRSANVTVIKELQNRCNLGLPVDFRGDPHIAAVLLKTFLRELDEPLMTYELYDEITQFQSLSKDERPRKVKILILEKLPEANYRLLKYIVQFLSRVMDRSDLNKMTSNNLAVVFGPNLVRAPSSRGMSLSAIGPINQFTDFLFMYQDKIFII
- the LOC107224114 gene encoding protein lin-7 homolog C; its protein translation is MATIGEPLTLARDVKRSIELLDKLQKSGEVPATKLAALQKVLQSDFLNAVREVYEHVYETVDIQGSQDVRASATAKATVAAFAASEGHAHPRVVELPKTEEGLGFNVMGGKEQNWPIYISRIIPGGVADRHGGLKRGDQLLSVNGVCVEGENHDKPVELLKQAQNSVKLVVRYTPRLLEEMESRYDKLGAARRRQRVQ